The Natrinema salaciae genome contains a region encoding:
- a CDS encoding DUF7116 family protein, translating into MRLVEQARSIFAELGYTVEGNGPEFRAERAWKVVHVNTVLEAGELPSSSSGQFHCFVAEPADADDLEARLERTNPNYEWAIIVVDGEDYQVERAPPGPRVSA; encoded by the coding sequence ATGCGACTCGTCGAGCAGGCCAGGTCGATCTTCGCCGAACTGGGCTACACCGTCGAAGGAAACGGTCCCGAGTTCCGCGCCGAACGAGCATGGAAAGTCGTCCACGTAAACACCGTCCTCGAGGCAGGAGAGCTTCCGTCGTCGTCGTCCGGACAGTTCCACTGTTTCGTCGCCGAGCCAGCGGACGCGGACGACCTCGAGGCGCGACTCGAACGGACGAACCCGAACTACGAGTGGGCCATCATCGTCGTCGACGGGGAGGACTATCAGGTCGAACGAGCGCCACCAGGACCGCGAGTGTCGGCGTAA
- the trmB gene encoding HTH-type sugar sensing transcriptional regulator TrmB, whose amino-acid sequence MAPDELRSTVERVGDRFNLGEYEIDAYLTVLEQGQLTASEIADRTEIPQPRVYDTVRSLSDRGLVELRESRPMKVVAIDPAEAFDDVQSSFEQMIEELEARYTAPARDTEAVSLVKSRSTILRYLEEVIDAAEFELALSLTPDLLTRFEAELRAAVDAGVSVDLIVTPASEAPDPEDFAYGEVATTARARRGITTPVVAVADGNYSVYATQDALRDDQDRYGVIFNRSALGFLISGFFGTVLWTTAEHTLGEDGAARTYPRKYASIRRCVKDLIDEGGEFYATIDGRDVEVGGQRIVRGRIRDISFEVSEEVASLTIETADGEDVSVGGRVAALEDVEAHEIHIGRNEPPTLEDR is encoded by the coding sequence ATGGCACCAGACGAACTTCGCTCGACCGTCGAACGCGTCGGGGACCGGTTCAATCTCGGCGAATACGAAATCGACGCGTATCTCACCGTCTTAGAGCAAGGACAGCTCACGGCGAGCGAAATCGCGGACCGAACGGAGATTCCCCAGCCGCGCGTCTACGACACCGTGCGCAGTCTCAGCGATCGCGGACTGGTCGAGCTCCGGGAGTCCCGCCCCATGAAGGTCGTCGCGATCGATCCGGCGGAGGCCTTCGACGACGTACAGTCCTCGTTCGAGCAGATGATCGAGGAACTCGAGGCCCGGTACACCGCGCCGGCTCGCGATACGGAGGCCGTCTCGCTGGTCAAATCCCGATCGACGATCCTGCGGTACCTCGAGGAGGTCATCGACGCCGCGGAGTTCGAGCTCGCGCTGTCGCTGACGCCGGATCTGCTGACCCGGTTCGAGGCGGAACTGCGCGCGGCGGTCGACGCCGGCGTGAGCGTCGACCTGATCGTGACGCCGGCGAGCGAAGCGCCGGACCCGGAGGACTTCGCGTACGGCGAGGTCGCGACGACCGCCCGCGCCCGGCGGGGGATCACGACGCCGGTCGTCGCCGTCGCCGACGGCAACTATTCGGTCTACGCGACCCAGGACGCGCTGCGCGACGATCAGGACCGGTACGGCGTCATCTTCAACCGGTCCGCGCTCGGCTTCCTCATCTCCGGGTTCTTCGGAACCGTCCTCTGGACGACCGCCGAACACACGCTCGGGGAGGACGGCGCTGCCCGGACCTACCCCCGGAAGTACGCCTCCATCCGCCGATGCGTGAAAGACCTCATTGACGAAGGGGGCGAGTTCTACGCCACCATCGACGGTCGCGACGTCGAGGTCGGCGGGCAGCGGATCGTCCGCGGTCGCATTCGCGACATCTCCTTCGAGGTTAGCGAAGAGGTTGCCAGCCTCACGATCGAAACGGCGGACGGCGAAGACGTCTCCGTCGGCGGCCGCGTCGCCGCCCTCGAGGACGTCGAGGCCCACGAGATCCACATCGGGCGGAACGAACCGCCGACGCTCGAGGATCGCTGA
- a CDS encoding metal-dependent hydrolase yields the protein MFVGHALLAFAVAALVADWQGWERRSALAVGVVAGAFAAIPDIDVAYALVGLLEWQVGDGALGASTAFWDASRVVHRSVTHSLVVGAVAAPAFGLLAVRGRSDRARFGRIAGVGLLVTLLVIALVWDGSLAVFVMGLFAVSGILVARGVARASTLSPATVAVAALWGLWSHPWGDLVTGAPPDWLFPFPSPVLESRVVLHSNPTLHLLGAFAIELATIWFALAVYCRLTDRSPLASVDRRATVGAAYGVAALAATPPTLEVSYHFVFSILGVGLLCGVVRETPSLEVPRASDRGLPSPDGVLEVALTALTAVTIALAAYATVYVLAVSA from the coding sequence GTGTTCGTCGGTCACGCGCTCCTCGCGTTCGCGGTCGCAGCGCTCGTCGCCGACTGGCAAGGTTGGGAGCGCCGGTCGGCGCTTGCCGTCGGCGTCGTCGCCGGCGCGTTCGCCGCGATCCCGGACATCGACGTCGCGTACGCGCTCGTCGGCCTCCTCGAGTGGCAGGTCGGCGATGGCGCGCTCGGGGCGTCGACGGCCTTCTGGGACGCGAGCCGGGTCGTCCACCGCTCCGTCACCCACTCGCTGGTCGTCGGCGCGGTCGCCGCACCGGCGTTCGGACTGCTCGCGGTTCGGGGCCGCTCCGATCGCGCACGGTTCGGCCGTATCGCCGGCGTCGGCCTCCTGGTGACCCTGCTCGTGATCGCGCTCGTCTGGGACGGCTCCCTCGCCGTGTTCGTCATGGGACTGTTCGCGGTGAGCGGCATCCTCGTCGCCCGCGGCGTCGCTCGCGCCTCGACGCTGTCGCCGGCGACGGTCGCCGTCGCCGCGCTCTGGGGCCTCTGGTCGCATCCGTGGGGAGACCTCGTGACCGGTGCTCCGCCGGACTGGCTCTTCCCGTTTCCGTCCCCCGTTCTCGAGTCGCGCGTCGTCCTCCACTCCAACCCGACGTTGCACCTGCTCGGGGCGTTCGCGATCGAACTCGCGACCATCTGGTTCGCGCTCGCAGTCTATTGCCGGCTCACCGATCGGTCGCCCCTCGCGTCCGTCGACCGCCGGGCAACCGTCGGCGCGGCCTACGGCGTCGCCGCGCTCGCAGCGACGCCGCCGACGCTCGAGGTGTCTTACCACTTCGTCTTCTCCATCCTCGGCGTCGGCCTCCTCTGTGGCGTCGTTCGGGAGACCCCCTCGCTGGAAGTTCCGCGCGCGAGCGATCGCGGACTGCCGTCGCCGGACGGCGTTCTCGAGGTCGCGCTCACGGCGCTGACCGCCGTAACTATCGCACTCGCCGCGTACGCCACCGTCTACGTGCTCGCCGTCTCGGCGTGA
- a CDS encoding carbohydrate ABC transporter permease, which produces MATDTDTDGLIGGESGREQDRDRTGNALVNWMEGLSEAAYAYLLLLPAFALLTLIAFYPMIRTFVMSLRANETRGLDPLGGFVGIENYVDILTGNARLARQFLDVGLTSSFPFIELGTPFFQQALFVTLAFAVISVIFETVIGFGQAYVLDQEFTGRRWVRVAIILPWAVPIVIQGMIFFLLFQPTVGFGSDLMQSIGIFSGTPLANSRDAFIIILVADIWKSSAFMALLILAGLQSVDRNLYDVARVAGASPWQRFKMITLPLVMPALLVAMLFRTMDAMRVFGLIESTAGCTTVPSLSCLVVEAMFGGTRIYATAAAVAFATALVIGLIIGGYVLLFRDTEGGMY; this is translated from the coding sequence ATGGCAACTGACACGGATACGGACGGGTTGATCGGCGGCGAGTCCGGACGGGAACAGGACCGTGATCGGACCGGCAACGCCCTCGTCAACTGGATGGAGGGTCTGAGTGAGGCCGCATACGCGTACCTGTTGTTACTACCAGCGTTCGCGTTGCTGACGCTGATCGCGTTCTATCCGATGATACGGACGTTCGTCATGTCGCTTCGCGCCAACGAGACGCGGGGACTCGATCCCCTCGGCGGCTTCGTCGGCATCGAGAACTACGTCGACATCCTCACCGGGAACGCGCGACTGGCTCGACAGTTCCTCGACGTCGGACTGACGTCGTCGTTCCCGTTTATCGAACTGGGAACCCCGTTCTTCCAGCAGGCGCTGTTCGTCACGCTCGCCTTCGCGGTTATCAGCGTCATCTTCGAGACCGTGATCGGGTTCGGCCAGGCTTACGTGCTCGATCAGGAGTTTACGGGGCGTCGCTGGGTCCGCGTGGCGATCATCCTCCCGTGGGCGGTGCCGATCGTCATTCAGGGGATGATCTTCTTCCTGCTGTTCCAGCCGACGGTCGGGTTCGGCTCCGACCTCATGCAGAGCATCGGCATCTTCAGCGGGACGCCGCTGGCCAACAGCCGGGACGCGTTCATCATCATCCTCGTGGCGGACATCTGGAAGTCGTCGGCGTTCATGGCCCTGCTGATCCTCGCGGGACTCCAGAGCGTCGACCGGAACCTCTACGACGTCGCCCGCGTGGCCGGTGCTTCGCCGTGGCAGCGATTCAAGATGATCACGCTCCCGCTCGTGATGCCGGCCCTACTGGTCGCGATGCTGTTCCGAACCATGGACGCGATGCGCGTCTTCGGGCTGATCGAGTCGACTGCCGGCTGTACGACCGTTCCCTCGCTGAGCTGTCTCGTCGTCGAGGCGATGTTCGGCGGGACCCGCATCTACGCGACGGCCGCGGCCGTGGCCTTCGCCACGGCGCTCGTGATCGGCCTGATCATCGGCGGCTACGTGCTACTCTTCCGTGACACCGAAGGAGGGATGTACTGA
- a CDS encoding extracellular solute-binding protein, with the protein MGRDIAGQCDRSRIRRRSFLKAASASTAGAVAVTGCLGRGRQANTIVMTADSGVAGIIHSDGDGPSVQQALWDAGLDEDIRLEIQTVVSDSASRMQTAQSALEAGRAPPDIHMMDSGWTVPFILRNQTVNLTEELSGDVLERVNNTYLEAILETARDPQTGDLHALPFFPDLGFTLYREDLIEDAGYDTANWPSEPPSWEEFSAAVRDARDQAGLDYGFTTQAAAYEGLSCCTFNEVMTSWGGAYFGGVDNLFTAGDRPITVDEERCIDAIRMMRSFIEGEEENAMDGYAQICPSAIVQWTEQQSLNPFANGEAVSNRNWSYAIAETGTEDAFGENLGVTTRPYAVSQQEAEYDGSGGTVAALGGWNLAVSPFSERQEQALQVLEAFATEEVMLTVFELGGYLPPNLDLVAEASPDDVGPVARYGDVVQRASENAIPRPATDLWPEQSALIYQSVNAAYRGEQSPEAAMSDLAEELEQSEAEVETNGN; encoded by the coding sequence ATGGGACGTGATATCGCCGGCCAATGCGACCGCTCCCGCATCAGACGGCGGTCGTTCCTGAAAGCTGCATCGGCGTCGACAGCGGGAGCGGTCGCCGTCACCGGCTGTCTCGGGCGGGGTCGACAGGCGAACACCATCGTGATGACCGCCGACTCGGGTGTCGCGGGGATCATACACAGCGACGGCGACGGGCCCTCCGTCCAGCAGGCGCTCTGGGACGCCGGGCTCGACGAGGACATCCGCCTCGAGATACAGACCGTCGTCAGCGACTCCGCATCGCGGATGCAAACGGCTCAATCGGCGCTCGAAGCGGGGCGTGCTCCGCCCGACATCCACATGATGGACAGCGGCTGGACGGTTCCGTTCATCCTTCGGAACCAGACGGTCAATCTGACCGAGGAGCTCTCGGGCGACGTGCTCGAGCGCGTGAACAATACGTACCTCGAGGCGATCCTCGAGACGGCGCGCGACCCACAGACCGGTGACCTGCACGCGCTGCCGTTCTTTCCGGATCTGGGGTTCACACTCTACCGCGAGGATCTGATCGAAGATGCCGGCTACGACACCGCAAACTGGCCGTCGGAACCGCCGTCGTGGGAGGAGTTCTCGGCGGCGGTCCGCGATGCGCGGGACCAGGCCGGCCTCGACTACGGGTTTACGACGCAGGCGGCCGCCTACGAGGGACTGTCCTGCTGTACGTTCAACGAGGTGATGACGTCCTGGGGCGGGGCCTACTTCGGGGGGGTCGACAACCTCTTCACCGCGGGCGACCGGCCGATCACCGTCGACGAGGAGCGGTGCATCGACGCGATCCGGATGATGCGCTCGTTCATCGAGGGCGAGGAGGAAAACGCCATGGACGGCTACGCACAGATCTGTCCGTCGGCGATCGTCCAGTGGACCGAACAACAGTCGCTCAACCCGTTCGCCAACGGCGAGGCCGTCTCGAACCGCAACTGGTCGTACGCGATCGCGGAGACGGGCACCGAAGACGCCTTCGGTGAGAATCTCGGGGTCACGACGCGACCGTACGCGGTCTCCCAGCAGGAGGCCGAGTACGACGGCAGCGGCGGCACCGTCGCGGCACTGGGTGGCTGGAATCTCGCCGTAAGCCCGTTTTCGGAGCGTCAGGAGCAAGCGCTGCAGGTCCTCGAGGCGTTCGCCACCGAGGAGGTCATGCTCACGGTCTTCGAACTCGGGGGCTACTTACCACCGAATCTCGATCTGGTCGCGGAGGCCAGTCCCGACGATGTCGGCCCCGTCGCTCGCTACGGCGACGTGGTCCAGCGGGCCAGCGAGAACGCGATCCCACGGCCGGCAACCGACCTCTGGCCGGAACAGTCCGCGCTGATATATCAATCGGTCAACGCGGCGTATCGTGGCGAGCAATCCCCCGAGGCCGCGATGAGCGACCTCGCAGAAGAACTCGAGCAGAGCGAAGCGGAGGTGGAAACAAATGGCAACTGA
- a CDS encoding dodecin, with the protein MVFKKITLIGTSPESFDAAADDAIDRAEATLQNVHWIEVDELGVELASTDDREYQAEVTVAFELEE; encoded by the coding sequence ATGGTCTTCAAGAAGATAACGCTCATCGGCACCAGCCCCGAAAGCTTCGACGCCGCAGCCGACGACGCCATCGACCGCGCGGAAGCGACCCTGCAGAACGTCCACTGGATCGAAGTCGACGAACTCGGGGTCGAACTCGCCAGCACCGACGACCGGGAGTACCAGGCGGAGGTCACAGTTGCCTTCGAACTCGAGGAGTAG
- a CDS encoding universal stress protein, which translates to MYDDILIPTDGSDTISETLAHGLPIAANNDATVHTLYVVDSRVTAAADENTSTDLERSLRDEGQAAVAAVEERATAEGLETVSEVRQGTPSKTILEYVDEQGIDLVVIGTRGKSPREKVTSLGSVSERVVDNATVPVFVVRNAGKTE; encoded by the coding sequence ATGTACGACGACATTCTCATTCCCACCGACGGAAGTGATACGATCTCCGAGACGCTCGCTCACGGACTGCCGATCGCGGCGAACAACGACGCGACGGTCCACACGCTGTACGTCGTCGACAGTCGCGTCACCGCTGCCGCCGACGAGAACACCAGTACCGACCTCGAGCGCTCGCTCCGCGACGAGGGGCAAGCGGCCGTCGCCGCCGTCGAGGAGCGAGCGACCGCCGAGGGACTCGAGACCGTCAGCGAGGTGCGACAGGGGACCCCGTCGAAGACGATTCTCGAGTACGTCGACGAGCAGGGGATCGACCTGGTCGTTATCGGAACGCGCGGCAAGAGCCCGCGCGAGAAGGTGACGTCGCTGGGGAGCGTCTCGGAGCGGGTCGTCGACAACGCCACGGTTCCGGTGTTCGTCGTTCGAAACGCCGGCAAAACCGAGTAA
- a CDS encoding mechanosensitive ion channel family protein, translating to MRGVLYMNESSAVEGVRNALPIPIPPRAVEIGLAVLVLAVGWYLSKVAVRIAGRTVARRIERPSVTRTVLRAVRITIILWTAAIAARILGVGDTQILLSVTVISAVIAVVLAPVVGSLINGFYVLADRPYEIGDMIEIADAGHRGFVEDITIRYTKIFTLQNAFMVIPNSEIHTRDVINYSAEDERTRISVTFEVTYDSDLEAARRAAERAARNVEEVISGGPDIRIGSARYAAAPSCYIGEYGDHGIALELLFWMKHPYKQTVVQSAVQDAIGDRYEELDVEFAYPRRHHVFDDSSGVARVAVDDSGIDRPTTGSSVEPGDGSTAAENPADSPDR from the coding sequence ATGCGCGGGGTGCTCTATATGAACGAGAGTTCGGCAGTCGAGGGCGTCCGGAACGCGCTCCCCATCCCGATCCCGCCGCGAGCAGTCGAGATCGGCCTTGCGGTCCTCGTCCTCGCAGTCGGCTGGTATCTCTCGAAGGTCGCCGTTCGGATCGCCGGCCGGACGGTCGCTCGCCGGATCGAACGGCCGAGCGTCACCCGGACCGTCCTTCGCGCCGTCAGGATCACCATCATCCTCTGGACGGCCGCCATCGCCGCCCGCATCCTCGGCGTCGGCGACACGCAGATTCTCCTCTCCGTGACCGTCATCTCGGCCGTGATCGCCGTCGTGCTCGCTCCAGTGGTCGGGAGTCTGATCAACGGCTTCTACGTGCTGGCCGATCGCCCCTACGAGATCGGCGACATGATCGAGATCGCCGACGCCGGCCACCGCGGCTTCGTCGAGGACATCACGATCCGCTACACCAAGATCTTCACCCTCCAGAACGCCTTCATGGTCATTCCCAACTCCGAGATCCATACGCGCGACGTCATCAACTACTCCGCCGAGGACGAGCGCACGCGGATCTCGGTCACGTTCGAGGTCACGTACGATAGCGACCTCGAGGCGGCGCGACGGGCCGCCGAGCGGGCCGCCCGAAACGTCGAGGAGGTCATCTCCGGCGGCCCGGACATACGGATCGGCAGTGCCCGGTACGCCGCGGCACCGTCCTGTTACATCGGCGAGTACGGCGATCACGGGATCGCCCTCGAACTGCTCTTCTGGATGAAACACCCCTACAAGCAGACCGTCGTCCAGTCGGCGGTTCAAGACGCCATCGGCGACCGCTACGAGGAGCTCGACGTCGAGTTCGCCTACCCGCGTCGCCACCACGTCTTCGACGACTCGAGCGGCGTGGCGCGGGTCGCCGTGGACGACTCGGGCATCGATCGGCCGACCACCGGCTCGTCGGTCGAACCGGGCGACGGGAGCACGGCAGCCGAGAACCCCGCTGATTCGCCCGATCGGTGA
- a CDS encoding universal stress protein encodes MSLVVVPVRYPLSKHSRRTLERAIEVARERDAALTVLHVDLYQNGKKVTRIDLKNAVESTFGRLESARYVVRTGFLVEESILDEVAAERADAVVIGSKQASRLRRIFQRFTDNPDIDSYLRTHLDCEVITVESARA; translated from the coding sequence ATGTCGTTGGTCGTGGTTCCCGTTCGGTATCCGTTGTCGAAGCACTCCAGACGAACCCTCGAACGGGCGATCGAGGTCGCGCGCGAGCGTGACGCAGCGTTGACAGTTCTCCACGTCGATCTCTATCAGAACGGGAAGAAAGTAACGCGTATCGACCTGAAAAACGCCGTCGAGAGCACGTTCGGACGGCTCGAGAGCGCTCGGTACGTCGTTCGCACCGGCTTTCTGGTCGAAGAGAGCATCCTCGACGAGGTCGCGGCGGAGCGGGCCGACGCCGTCGTCATCGGGAGCAAACAGGCGAGTCGCCTCCGCCGGATCTTCCAGCGGTTCACCGATAATCCGGACATCGACAGTTACCTCCGAACTCACCTCGACTGTGAAGTCATCACGGTCGAGAGTGCACGCGCCTGA
- a CDS encoding DUF5816 domain-containing protein, translating into MQSWSTDDGDTVYISETDGDRGSKGPFLVAFESADAERRYGWFCTNCESLDNAMDAMGRIKCNQCGNFRKPTEWDAAHE; encoded by the coding sequence ATGCAATCCTGGTCGACCGACGACGGCGATACCGTCTACATCTCGGAGACGGACGGCGATAGAGGATCGAAGGGACCGTTTCTCGTCGCCTTCGAATCCGCCGACGCCGAGCGCCGTTACGGCTGGTTCTGTACGAACTGCGAGAGTCTCGACAACGCAATGGACGCGATGGGGCGGATCAAGTGCAACCAGTGTGGGAACTTTCGCAAGCCCACGGAGTGGGACGCCGCTCACGAATAA
- a CDS encoding carbohydrate ABC transporter permease: MSDPTDSTDPNDTGGIDDAGGGPPRDPTLRRPDGGTTVLEDDRDAELDRGPFQRWVANSISHPERVYRAMFYVAAIFFLVTTLFPFYWLLMVALTPEGQLQDIVFTPNGFNPGAFVEVFQVIPFHVYMFNSFVIALASTVVVLVVASLAGYAFGRLEFPGRTPLMLLVLIISFFPPAAFFIPLNDLFNTSFVFLEPITGDGTLYNTPFALVTPLSAIFMPLAIFILTTFYGQIPDGLEDAARVEGTTRLGALFRVIIPLSAPGVATAGVLTFIAVYNEFFFSFLMTDGQPENWAPILDGILAYQGQYEVLYNLMAAASILGVVPVAILVVIAQEKIVSGLTAGALKE; this comes from the coding sequence ATGTCCGACCCAACAGATTCCACCGATCCGAACGACACCGGAGGCATCGACGACGCCGGCGGCGGGCCGCCACGAGACCCGACCCTCCGCCGACCCGACGGCGGCACGACGGTCCTCGAGGACGACCGCGACGCCGAACTCGACCGCGGCCCGTTCCAGCGGTGGGTGGCGAACTCCATCTCCCACCCCGAGCGGGTGTACCGGGCGATGTTCTACGTCGCAGCGATCTTCTTCCTCGTGACGACGCTGTTCCCGTTCTACTGGCTGCTCATGGTGGCACTGACGCCGGAAGGACAGCTTCAGGACATCGTCTTCACGCCCAACGGCTTCAATCCGGGCGCGTTCGTCGAGGTATTCCAGGTGATCCCCTTCCACGTCTACATGTTCAACAGCTTCGTGATCGCGCTCGCTTCGACGGTCGTCGTCCTCGTCGTCGCCAGCCTCGCCGGCTACGCCTTCGGCCGCCTCGAGTTCCCCGGCCGAACGCCGCTCATGCTACTGGTGTTGATCATTTCGTTCTTCCCACCGGCCGCGTTCTTCATCCCGCTGAACGACCTCTTTAACACCTCGTTCGTGTTCCTCGAGCCGATCACCGGCGACGGCACGCTCTACAACACGCCGTTCGCCCTCGTGACCCCACTGTCGGCGATCTTCATGCCGCTCGCTATCTTTATTCTCACGACGTTCTACGGACAGATCCCGGACGGCCTGGAGGACGCGGCTCGCGTCGAGGGGACGACTCGCCTCGGCGCGCTGTTCCGGGTCATCATCCCGCTGTCGGCACCGGGCGTCGCGACGGCCGGCGTGTTGACCTTCATCGCCGTCTACAACGAGTTCTTCTTCTCGTTCCTGATGACGGACGGTCAGCCGGAAAACTGGGCGCCGATCCTCGACGGGATCCTCGCGTATCAGGGACAGTACGAGGTGTTGTACAACCTCATGGCCGCCGCGAGCATCCTCGGGGTGGTCCCCGTCGCGATCCTCGTGGTCATCGCACAGGAAAAGATCGTCAGCGGACTCACCGCAGGAGCACTCAAGGAGTAA
- a CDS encoding HesB/IscA family protein: MSTDSMDGGEADTRPTIEVTEDAAEQALSLLEGEELDVTEAGLRLFVQQGGCAGLSYGMRFDDEPDEDDTIYEHHDLRVFVDPASLKYIEGSVLDYEDGLQAEGFHVDNPNVVSECGCGESFRT; this comes from the coding sequence ATGAGCACGGACAGTATGGATGGCGGGGAGGCGGACACGCGCCCGACGATCGAAGTGACCGAAGACGCGGCCGAACAAGCGCTCTCCCTGCTCGAGGGCGAAGAGCTCGACGTGACGGAGGCCGGACTACGGCTGTTCGTCCAGCAGGGCGGCTGCGCCGGACTTTCGTACGGCATGCGGTTCGACGACGAGCCGGACGAGGACGACACCATCTACGAACACCACGACCTCCGCGTGTTCGTCGACCCGGCGAGTCTGAAGTACATCGAGGGCAGCGTCCTCGACTACGAAGACGGGCTCCAGGCCGAAGGGTTCCACGTGGACAATCCGAACGTCGTCAGCGAGTGCGGCTGCGGCGAGTCGTTCCGGACGTAA
- a CDS encoding pyridoxal-phosphate-dependent aminotransferase family protein, whose translation MAQTPSNETARAPSVGELTPPDRTLMGPGPSDVNPRVLRAMSTPLVGHLDPAFVEIMDEVQELLRYTFRTDNQWTIPVSGTGSAAMEAAIGNVVEPGDTMLVPTNGYFGGRMASMARRAGGDVVEVDAPWGEPLDPDDVADALAEHDPDVFGFVHAETSTGVLQPDVPALTAAAHDHDALVIADSVTSLGGVELRVDEWDIDVAYSGPQKCLSCPPGASPLTLSDEAMEKVLSREEEPRSWYLDLSLLEGYWGDERAYHHTAPITNVYAIREALRLVAEEEIEDRWARHERLAGALKAGVEGMGLEMNAPDEYWLPSLNAVRVPDGIDDGEVCDALIERYDLEIAGGLGDLAGEIFRIGCMGHSARPQNVIYVVTALGDVLESMGADVDPGTGVTATRNALEE comes from the coding sequence ATGGCTCAAACACCGTCGAACGAGACGGCTCGCGCGCCATCCGTCGGCGAACTCACACCTCCGGATCGGACCCTGATGGGGCCCGGTCCGAGCGACGTGAATCCGCGCGTGCTCCGGGCGATGAGCACGCCGCTCGTCGGCCACCTCGATCCTGCCTTCGTCGAGATCATGGACGAGGTACAGGAGTTGCTGCGCTACACCTTCCGGACGGACAACCAGTGGACGATTCCAGTTTCGGGAACCGGATCGGCGGCGATGGAAGCTGCGATCGGCAACGTCGTCGAGCCGGGCGACACGATGCTCGTTCCGACCAACGGCTACTTCGGCGGCCGGATGGCCTCGATGGCCCGCCGCGCCGGCGGCGACGTCGTCGAGGTCGACGCGCCGTGGGGCGAACCGCTCGATCCGGACGACGTGGCGGACGCGCTCGCCGAACACGACCCGGACGTCTTCGGCTTCGTCCACGCCGAGACGAGTACCGGCGTGCTCCAGCCCGACGTGCCGGCCCTCACCGCGGCGGCCCACGACCACGACGCGCTCGTGATCGCCGACAGCGTCACCTCGCTGGGCGGCGTGGAGCTTCGCGTCGACGAGTGGGACATCGACGTCGCCTACTCGGGTCCGCAGAAGTGTCTCTCCTGTCCGCCGGGCGCGAGCCCGCTCACTCTCTCGGACGAGGCCATGGAAAAAGTCCTCTCCCGCGAGGAGGAGCCCCGCTCGTGGTACCTCGATCTCTCCCTGCTCGAGGGCTACTGGGGCGACGAACGCGCGTACCACCACACCGCACCGATCACGAACGTCTACGCGATCCGGGAGGCGCTACGACTCGTCGCCGAGGAAGAGATCGAGGACCGCTGGGCGCGCCACGAACGACTGGCCGGCGCGCTGAAAGCCGGCGTCGAGGGGATGGGACTCGAGATGAACGCTCCCGACGAGTACTGGCTGCCGAGCCTGAACGCCGTCCGCGTCCCCGACGGGATCGACGACGGCGAGGTCTGCGACGCCCTGATAGAGCGGTACGACCTCGAGATCGCCGGCGGACTGGGCGATCTCGCCGGCGAGATCTTCCGGATCGGCTGCATGGGTCACTCCGCGCGGCCCCAGAACGTGATCTACGTGGTGACGGCGCTGGGTGACGTCCTGGAGTCGATGGGCGCGGACGTCGATCCGGGTACCGGCGTGACTGCGACGCGCAACGCGCTCGAAGAATAG